A window from Primulina huaijiensis isolate GDHJ02 chromosome 11, ASM1229523v2, whole genome shotgun sequence encodes these proteins:
- the LOC140988673 gene encoding uncharacterized protein, which produces MVGERVLEEREDVEIDCVKAEKKTSNEIPDGFNANFLKIYYGKFFPYADMHKWMSYGNDGKHPGCDHSYFGRREFSFTLDNDIYLRFQSFNSTAELEKAIKEKCPFKIDIGPVYSVDPAKRHAYSQSGDNVFTPVERELIFDIDISDYDDVRYCCSGADVCSECWPLMTVAIKVIDTALRDDFGYKHILWVYSGRRGVRCWVCDGKARRLRNDQRAAIAEYLHIHKGNENSLKKVSLEGDFSLHPFLARSYTVILKDFFEGKVLSTQQLFSDEEKCEKILAMIPDESITSELRGKWQDNKRSRDDVNIARWGHLKHLLQSGKQKLPGIRRCVEEIVFSFTYPRLDMEVSKHMNHLLKAPFCIHPKTGHVCVPIDPKHCEKFDPSSVPTLSKLLEELNMGALRSDGEDELENSMLGQSIKIFRSSFLQPLLKSCKEEIESSYAAKIEQSNNSLSW; this is translated from the exons atggtTGGAGAAAGAGTTCTGGAAGAAAGGGAAGATGTGGAAATTGACTGCGTTAAAGCAGAGAAAAAGACTAGTAATGAAATTCCTGATGGGTTCAATGCCAATTTCCTCAAAATTTACTATG GAAAGTTTTTTCCCTACGCTGATATGCATAAATGGATGTCATATGGAAACG atggaAAACATCCTGGGTGTGATCACTCCTACTTTGGGCGAAGAGAATTTTCTTTTACTTTGGATAATGACATATATTTGCGGTTTCAGTCCTTCAACAGTACTGCTGAACTGGAAAAGGCCATAAAGGAGAAATGCCCTTTCAAAATTGACATAGGTCCTGTTTATAGTGTGGAT CCTGCGAAGAGGCATGCTTATTCCCAGTCTGGTGATAATGTTTTCACACCAGTGGAGAGAGAACTTATATTTGACATA GATATATCGGATTATGACGATGTTAGATATTGCTGTTCGGGAGCTGATGTCTGCTCAGAATGCTGGCCATTGATGACAGTAGCTATAAAAGTGATTGATACAGCACTTAGAG ATGATTTTGGATATAAGCACATTTTATGGGTATACAGTGGTCGTCGTGGTGTTCGTTGTTGGGTTTGTGATGGGAAAGCACGAAG GTTGAGAAATGATCAAAGGGCTGCTATTGCTGAATATTTACACATCCACAAG GGAAATGAAAATAGCCTTAAAAAAGTTTCCCTTGAGGGTGATTTCTCACTTCATCCTTTCTTAGC GAGATCATACACTGTTATATTGAAAGACTTTTTTGAAGGAAAAGTGCTTTCAACTCAACAATTGTTTTCGGATGAGGAAAAATGTGAAAAGATACTGGCAATGATTCCCGATGAAT CTATTACTTCTGAGCTGCGAGGTAAGTGGCAGGATAACAAGCGCTCTCGAGATGATGTTAATATTGCTAGATGGGGGCATCTTAAACACCTTCTGCAATCTGGAAAACAGAAG TTACCGGGTATCCGTAGATGCGTAGAAGAGATTGTATTCTCTTTTACCTATCCAAGACTTGATATGGAG GTTTCAAAGCACATGAATCACTTGCTGAAAGCACCATTCTGCATACACCCAAAAACAG GTCATGTTTGTGTTCCCATCGATCCCAAGCATTGTGAAAAATTTGATCCCTCTTCTGTTCCAACCCTTTCAAAG CTTCTTGAAGAACTTAACATGGGAGCTTTGCGATCAGATGGCGAGGATG AACTGGAAAACAGCATGCTGGGACAGTCGATCAAAATTTTCAGGTCATCTTTTTTGCAGCCACTGCTCAAGTCCTGCAAG GAAGAGATTGAAAGTTCATATGCTGCCAAAATTGAGCAATCAAATAACTCCTTAAGCTGGTGA
- the LOC140988666 gene encoding probable protein phosphatase 2C 8: MMADSSKEMVFCSEETQHPRQRRSEIKKLKSALTPELESYPRNTKTSPAEEEEEGEHGKGTPENETRGLVYGHVSMMGRRRVMEDAVTVAPQGSLADEYSFFAVYDGHGGATVAEVCSERLHKCLEKYIENAKKLPEEDDFDWKTVMEDCFGRIDEEFEESKGKEVGASSAAVAKRMMGTTAVVVLVGSGDVVVANCGNSRAVLCRGGAPVPLSSDHKPERPDEKERVEAAGGSIINQKGWRVQGVLPTSRSIGDHHLKPYISSQPEVTVTKRTESDDFLIIATDGLWDTVSNELACHVVEKSLRGGLGSRQSEGRCASDAAATLVELAIAKGSRDNITVIVVLLQ; the protein is encoded by the exons ATGATGGCGGATTCGAGCAAGGAGATGGTTTTCTGCTCTGAAGAAACGCAACATCCTCGTCAGAGAAGGTCcgaaattaagaaattaaaatcgGCTCTGACGCCAGAGCTCGAATCCTATCCAAGGAACACGAAGACGTCCCCGGcggaggaagaagaagaaggagaACACGGAAAAGGGACGCCGGAGAATGAAACCCGCGGGTTAGTATATGGACACGTTTCGATGATGGGCCGGAGGAGAGTGATGGAGGATGCAGTAACTGTGGCGCCACAGGGGAGTCTCGCCGATGAGTACTCGTTTTTCGCGGTGTATGATGGTCACGGCGGGGCTACGGTGGCCGAAGTGTGCAGCGAGAGGCTTCACAAGTGTCTGGAAAAGTATATAGAGAACGCGAAGAAGCTGCCGGAGGAGGATGATTTTGATTGGAAGACGGTAATGGAGGACTGTTTTGGTAGAATTGACGAGGAATTCGAGGAGAGCAAGGGGAAGGAGGTGGGAGCAAGTAGCGCGGCGGTGGCGAAGAGGATGATGGGGACGACGGCGGTGGTGGTGCTGGTGGGGAGTGGGGATGTGGTGGTTGCAAACTGCGGTAATTCCAGGGCGGTGCTCTGTCGAGGTGGAGCTCCGGTGCCTTTGTCTAGTGATCACAAG CCCGAGCGACCAGACGAGAAGGAGAGGGTTGAGGCTGCGGGAGGAAGTATCATAAACCAGAAGGGTTGGCGTGTGCAAGGGGTTCTTCCCACTTCAAGGTCCATAG GCGATCATCACTTGAAACCATACATCAGCTCCCAGCCGGAAGTCACGGTCACGAAGCGAACCGAATCCGATGACTTCCTAATAATAGCAACGGACGGGCTTTGGGACACGGTATCCAACGAATTAGCATGCCATGTTGTTGAAAAGAGTCTCCGTGGGGGACTAGGGAGCCGGCAGTCAGAGGGACGCTGTGCTTCGGACGCGGCTGCCACCCTAGTCGAGTTGGCCATTGCAAAGGGCAGTAGAGATAATATCACAGTTATCGTCGTACTGCTGCAGTAA
- the LOC140988173 gene encoding uncharacterized protein — protein MANFSVTTAVLFCFFTLSLALTTLNTPEDDDVATAVSTPLPDASPATTSDQSVPVNADDNPLSLSTALPLTKISLRPFYRLFSKFPCHHRHKFYKDDPMRPLEIPYGNDMLVSSGENSEFQDPKALHGGSWQQVKLHHHQHHQHHHHHHHHDESSDSESDSDSDDEDEDDRIKKMVLKRRHFGGFDAEKKLKILKKLFRHENAEEEEHHHKKERDGFMIRVRKFFDHYF, from the exons ATGGCCAACTTCTCCGTCACCACCGCCGTGCTCTTCTGCTTCTTCACCCTCTCGCTCGCTCTGACTACGCTGAACACGCCGGAAGATGACGACGTCGCCACCGCAGTTTCCACCCCCCTCCCTGATGCCAGTCCCGCTACCACGAGCGATCAATCCGTGCCAGTCAACGCCGATGACAACCCTCTCTCCCTGTCCACCGCCCTCCCGTTGACCAAGATCTCTCTCCGCCCGTTCTACCGTCTATTTTCGAAATTCCCTTGCCACCACCGACACAAGTTCTACAAAGATGATCCGATGAGACCCCTCGAAATACCCTACGGCAACGACATGCTAGTTTCCTCCGGTGAGAACAGTGAATTCCAGGATCCGAAAGCTCTGCACGGTGGATCGTGGCAGCAGGTGAAACTACACCACCATCAACACCACcagcaccaccaccaccaccaccaccatgaCGAGAGCAGTGACAGTGAGAGTGACAGTGACAGtgatgatgaagatgaagaCGATCGGATCAAGAAGATGGTACTGAAACGCCGGCATTTTGGTGGATTTGATGCGGAGAAGAAGTTGAAGATACTAAAGAAGCTCTTCCGCCATGAAAACGCTGAGGAAGAAGAACATCATCA CAAGAAAGAGAGAGATGGTTTCATGATTCGCGTGCGCAAATTTTTTGACCATTATTTCTAG